The region ACCCCCTCGGTGTAGCTCAAAGCATCCCACAGAGACAAGTGCTGGTACGTGACGGCTGGTTCATAAGACTCCCTGTAATGTAGAGCCGGCGGCTCGGGGAGAACACGGCCTCCTGGGTTTAACAGACAGGACGACGTGAGTGGAGGTCGACTGATTACGTGACTTTAGGTGAAACGAATCCCCATACTGGTAAATCGAGACAGTAAATCCCGTAGGATGTGATACTTTGGCGTGTATTCCCCGGCTTCAGACAGAGGAGCGTCGTAATCTGAAAAAGAGCGATTAATTATCATCTTTTAAAAGGGTCTGTGTTGAGGAGGTCCAACACTATGGCATCAATAATTCAGATGGAGCCTAAGACAAAGGGCACCCACCATAACTGGGAACCAGTGCTTTATATGAAGGCTCCCCAAGTGCTCCAGTCATGAATCCAAAGCTAGAGCCTCCGTGGAACATGTACAGATTGACGGACATGCCTTGGCTCACGAGCTCCCTCGCTGCCGACACCATATCTGCCATGTGTCCACGGGAAATACGTCATTATTGGGAACATCCATGCGCACGTTGTGCAACAATGAGACAGTTGGTGTGCCCAGCAGCAACATGCAACCAGCCCACACGTTAGCCACCAGATCAAGTCCATGTTTCACGATTGCTACTTTTAATTttactgtgtttttaaagaGCAAGGTCCTAGTAGAGTACTGAATAAAGTCTCTTCCTCTAAACTTTGGGAGACGGTCTTACCCTCAGGGGGAAGCACGTGATGAAGCTCTCCCCAAACATCATACCAACCAGTCCAGAGGTCCATCACCATGGTGGGGCTGCTGGGCTGGAGGACAGTAGTAAACGTCATGTGTCCTCAGGTGATGGTCGCCACTCGTGTCTCACTGACCTGAAGAGCACGTAGGTCCTGCACGTGTCTCTGGTTGACCTTCTGCAGCTTGACTGCTCTAATGGCTGAGAGAGTCCATGAGGTGAGTGTGTCCACGTGCACGTGAGCGTGTGGGTAGTGTCGCCTGCATACCTCCATCAACACCTCCCCACTCCAAAGTGTCGAGGCGGTCTGAGGTGAGCAGGAGCTCGCTGATCCCGCGGGACTTCAAAGCCTTTCAGGATTCAACAGGATTTCAGTCTCCACATGTGTCCAGGAGGTGGCGCGGTTGAGCAACTTTCCAGGACAACAACAATCACATTACCTCTTTGATGAAAAGCAGGTAACTGTCATCCTTTGCAAAAGAGCCGTACTCATTTTCCACCTGCACAGCAACGATGGGGCCTCCCTTTTTAAACTAAAACAACAGAAGTTAGGTTTTAATAAGCGTTAACGGCCACGGTCGAAACTGGGTCAGAAGGTTTTACCTGCAGTGGGACCATCTTCGGGATAAGTTTGTCAAAATAGACGTTGACGGCCTGAGTGAAGCCTGGGTACATTGTCCTCAGTCTCATGCTGCTGTCCCTGAGGAGCCAGCTGCACAGACAGGACACGAGACGCTGGCTTAGGCATGGAGTCACCCAGGAACAAGAGTCAGTCTGTGCAGCCCATAATAGACAAAGCCTGGGCTGGTCCCCCTTTCACCCGAGCAGTGGCCACTTCCAGCCTTGCATACAGGGTTTGAGTGTACGTGTACAttcttctacacacacacacacacacacacacacacacacacacacacacacacacacacacacacacacacacacacacacacacacacaccttggtaGCCCTCCCAGGTCCAGCTCAGATGAAATATAAGGCCCGGGACGTAAAATCACCCACAGGCCTAAATCAGCAGCCAGGTTGATGAAGGCCCTGATGGGAGAGAGGATCGAACCCACTTTAGAGTGAATCAAATCCAGAGTCATCAATTAAAATTGCCACAATTTCTGTTTCAAAAGACAAAGGACGCTCCTTGACAACAGCGGTTTGGATGTGGTGTAGTAACGCGTTGGCAGGCGGCGCCTCTGGGCGTCTCTATAGCAACAGAGCACCGATGGCGACCAGAAAAATACACCTGAGAACAGGTGGTGTCAGAGACGACAGGCGAGCCTCTTTCACGTTCACGGCGGCCTCGGCCAGAGTTCAGTGCTAGGATGTGCACGGCTgaagggagaggggaaggaTCCTTACTCCAGATCCAGCTGGGACTGGAAGCTGAAGACCTCTTTCTGTGGCTGGTGCAGACTCCAGGGCACAGCCGTCGTCAGAGTGTTGATACCACAGGCCTTCATTTTCAACAAGCGGTCCCTCCAGTAGGGCCGGGGCACCCGGAAATAGTGGACCGACCCCCCGAGGATCTGGAAGGGCTGTCCCTCCAGGAGGAACTGGGTCGAGTTTGCACTCAGGCCAGCCCGCCTGCCgagtctctcctgcctccttgGAAGACTGGAAGTAGAATCTCATTTGTCTCACAGTCACATCAGCACATTAGCATTATAAGGGGGTTCTGGACGGGTCCAGTTCACTGGCACCCTTCACTTTAGTGGAATGGAAACCATCGTGTGTCAACTAAACAAACTATAATCAATGCAGTTCAAATTCCCTGGGAGAAACTGATGAAGTAGGAAGTGAATCAGTGATAACCAATATTACGTCATATTTATACTAAAGTAACTAGTCTCACTCACAGTAATGACCTGGCGTCACGTGTCCCTGATCATTTATGTCATTATTATTAGCATCGTCAGcgttatcatcattattactgCATAATCAGCTGTTTAATCTACATGACGTCATTCA is a window of Takifugu flavidus isolate HTHZ2018 chromosome 14, ASM371156v2, whole genome shotgun sequence DNA encoding:
- the LOC130538222 gene encoding beta-galactosidase-1-like protein 2 isoform X2, which encodes MSAVKAREWQRAHLDSMVVLSIRNVHKRNALICLGAVGFIACVFFGLPRRQERLGRRAGLSANSTQFLLEGQPFQILGGSVHYFRVPRPYWRDRLLKMKACGINTLTTAVPWSLHQPQKEVFSFQSQLDLEAFINLAADLGLWVILRPGPYISSELDLGGLPSWLLRDSSMRLRTMYPGFTQAVNVYFDKLIPKMVPLQFKKGGPIVAVQVENEYGSFAKDDSYLLFIKEALKSRGISELLLTSDRLDTLEWGGVDGAIRAVKLQKVNQRHVQDLRALQPSSPTMVMDLWTGWYDVWGELHHVLPPEDMVSAARELVSQGMSVNLYMFHGGSSFGFMTGALGEPSYKALVPSYDYDAPLSEAGEYTPKYHILRDLLSRFTRGRVLPEPPALHYRESYEPAVTYQHLSLWDALSYTEGPFRSPKPVNMENLPVNNNNGQAYGYTLYETTITSGGSLKSGDSVRDRALVFVDRSYIGLLKHKRLELAVPGGKGPRTLSLLVENCGRVHQGGGLDKQRKGLVGEILLNNIPLRDFTIYSLDMKPSFIDSLYQAPWKTLSEGPTFPGFFLGKIFVYGYPSDTFVKLPAWKKGVVFINGLNLGRYWSIGPQQTLYLPGPFLNSGINQR
- the LOC130538222 gene encoding beta-galactosidase-1-like protein 2 isoform X1, with protein sequence MSAVKAREWQRAHLDSMVVLSIRNVHKRNALICLGAVGFIACVFFGLPRRQERLGRRAGLSANSTQFLLEGQPFQILGGSVHYFRVPRPYWRDRLLKMKACGINTLTTAVPWSLHQPQKEVFSFQSQLDLEAFINLAADLGLWVILRPGPYISSELDLGGLPSWLLRDSSMRLRTMYPGFTQAVNVYFDKLIPKMVPLQFKKGGPIVAVQVENEYGSFAKDDSYLLFIKEALKSRGISELLLTSDRLDTLEWGGVDGAIRAVKLQKVNQRHVQDLRALQPSSPTMVMDLWTGWYDVWGELHHVLPPEDMVSAARELVSQGMSVNLYMFHGGSSFGFMTGALGEPSYKALVPSYDYDAPLSEAGEYTPKYHILRDLLSRFTRGRVLPEPPALHYRESYEPAVTYQHLSLWDALSYTEGPFRSPKPVNMENLPVNNNNGQAYGYTLYETTITSGGSLKSGDSVRDRALVFVDRSYIGLLKHKRLELAVPGGKGPRTLSLLVENCGRVHQGGGLDKQRKGLVGEILLNNIPLRDFTIYSLDMKPSFIDSLYQAPWKTLSEGPTFPGFFLGKIFVYGYPSDTFVKLPAWKKGVVFINGLNLGRYWSIGPQQTLYLPGPFLNSGINQVQIVIYVCFFAFCCGVLCFDVLVASACMLCQRVLGIESVTLTKALRGF